From Acidimicrobiales bacterium, the proteins below share one genomic window:
- a CDS encoding FadR/GntR family transcriptional regulator: MRNGRPPKFAHVVAQRIVAEILDNELTPGDMLPPERVMLERYDVSRGVLREALRYLEMQEVIRVRPGPGGGPMVTAPDSQSLAITLSLLLAIDRTAFGSVLEARETLEPTMAALAAERATPEQLAELEQIVAETREAVADLAAFLRLSRAFHDAIAGAVNNSVFELLGRALHLVMASSAGDREYSVRRRREVAKVHADVFEAIRDRDPDRADAMMRHDLTRTYHHLTRANTGLLERRMTWRDIHQ, from the coding sequence ATGCGAAATGGCCGTCCGCCGAAGTTCGCCCATGTCGTGGCGCAGCGGATCGTGGCAGAGATCCTCGACAACGAGTTGACCCCGGGCGACATGCTGCCGCCGGAGCGCGTCATGCTCGAGCGCTACGACGTGAGCCGTGGGGTGCTCCGGGAAGCCCTTCGCTACCTCGAGATGCAAGAGGTGATCAGGGTGCGCCCGGGACCCGGCGGGGGCCCGATGGTCACCGCCCCCGATTCGCAGTCGCTGGCCATCACCCTCAGCCTGCTGCTCGCCATCGACCGGACCGCCTTCGGGTCCGTGCTCGAAGCCAGAGAGACCCTCGAGCCGACCATGGCGGCGCTCGCCGCGGAGCGGGCGACGCCCGAACAGCTCGCAGAGCTCGAGCAGATCGTTGCCGAGACGAGGGAGGCGGTCGCGGACCTGGCCGCCTTCCTCCGGCTGAGCCGGGCGTTCCACGACGCGATCGCAGGGGCGGTGAACAACTCCGTGTTCGAGCTCCTCGGACGGGCCCTGCACCTTGTGATGGCCAGCTCGGCCGGCGACCGGGAGTACTCGGTCCGACGCCGTCGGGAGGTGGCCAAGGTGCACGCCGACGTGTTCGAGGCGATCCGCGACCGCGATCCGGACCGCGCCGACGCGATGATGCGACACGACCTCACCCGCACCTACCACCACCTGACACGCGCGAACACGGGCCTGCTTGAACGCCGCATGACCTGGAGGGACATTCACCAGTAG
- a CDS encoding ABC transporter substrate-binding protein, with protein MVTEQCRDAGRDGATTVHRRRSGVWRALALLVTLVVLAAACGGDDDSADGPDQAAVADPNGVLKVGLNIPSELLKLDYRFAYNNSQGEIHYQLNSPLVRYDTETKAYEPYLAESFEINDPKTVTITIRSDALFHDGRPVTAADAKASIESARKASEDGDNALNAAIQSVASVDVVNERTFRVTLDAPGLGALYELLVGREFFIIPAGAGADQEARPIGTGPFKFVSYEPGQRLVLGRFDEHFDADNIGLKGIEFINVNRGTAQVNALLSGDIDFAPEVSDAGSAAALESHDEIAQLVRPDDTNFLHMQMCMADGHFWDDVRVRQAIMYGTDRQQILDALFGGDGEVMNQLWPESSPEYDADLADRYPYDPDKARDLLEDAGVPEGTRVGILAVSTVAAAEPTSLILKDQWADIGLDVEVVQTDDITADFLAAQTAPFAPREDATVLTNSRSGTQKLTRYMVDGGTANACPFSDPDLQRLGGDLVGLAPDDPEAIETWQEASKLVLEDARWLFIAWIPTYVGWNEDVVGGMTPERNRQTIAGTRFELLTVNA; from the coding sequence ATGGTGACCGAGCAATGCCGCGATGCGGGACGGGACGGGGCGACGACGGTGCACCGGCGACGGAGCGGCGTGTGGCGTGCGCTCGCGCTGCTCGTCACGCTGGTGGTGCTCGCCGCCGCGTGTGGTGGTGACGACGACTCCGCCGATGGACCGGACCAGGCTGCGGTCGCCGACCCGAACGGTGTGCTCAAGGTCGGGCTCAACATCCCGAGCGAGCTGCTGAAGCTCGACTACCGCTTCGCCTACAACAACTCCCAGGGCGAGATCCACTACCAGCTCAACTCCCCGTTGGTCCGGTACGACACCGAGACGAAGGCGTACGAGCCGTACCTGGCCGAGTCCTTCGAGATCAACGACCCGAAGACCGTCACCATCACGATCCGTTCGGACGCGCTGTTCCACGACGGGCGTCCGGTGACCGCAGCGGACGCCAAGGCGTCGATCGAATCCGCCCGGAAGGCCAGCGAGGACGGCGACAACGCGCTGAACGCCGCCATCCAGAGCGTCGCCTCAGTGGACGTCGTCAACGAGCGGACCTTCCGCGTCACCCTGGACGCCCCCGGGCTCGGCGCGCTGTACGAGCTGCTGGTCGGACGCGAGTTCTTCATCATCCCGGCCGGGGCCGGGGCCGACCAGGAAGCGCGCCCGATCGGCACGGGGCCGTTCAAGTTCGTCTCCTACGAGCCCGGCCAACGCCTCGTTCTCGGGCGCTTCGACGAGCACTTCGACGCCGACAACATCGGGCTCAAGGGCATCGAGTTCATCAACGTCAACCGCGGCACCGCCCAGGTGAACGCCCTGCTCTCCGGTGACATCGACTTCGCGCCGGAGGTCAGCGACGCGGGCTCGGCCGCCGCCCTGGAGAGCCACGACGAGATCGCACAGCTGGTCCGACCGGACGACACGAACTTCCTGCACATGCAGATGTGCATGGCCGACGGCCACTTCTGGGACGACGTTCGGGTGCGTCAGGCGATCATGTACGGCACGGACCGGCAGCAGATCCTCGACGCCCTGTTCGGCGGCGACGGCGAGGTGATGAACCAGCTCTGGCCAGAGTCGTCGCCGGAGTACGACGCCGACCTGGCCGACCGCTACCCGTACGATCCGGACAAGGCGCGGGACCTGCTCGAGGACGCGGGCGTGCCCGAGGGGACGCGCGTCGGGATCCTCGCGGTGAGCACGGTGGCCGCCGCGGAGCCGACCTCCCTGATCCTCAAGGACCAGTGGGCCGACATCGGGCTCGACGTCGAGGTCGTGCAGACGGACGACATCACGGCCGACTTCCTCGCGGCCCAGACGGCGCCCTTCGCCCCTCGTGAGGACGCCACGGTGTTGACCAACAGCCGGTCCGGCACGCAGAAGCTGACCCGCTACATGGTCGACGGCGGCACGGCCAACGCCTGCCCGTTCAGCGACCCGGACCTCCAGCGCCTGGGCGGCGACCTCGTGGGCCTCGCGCCCGACGACCCCGAGGCCATCGAGACGTGGCAGGAGGCGAGCAAGCTCGTCCTGGAGGACGCTCGCTGGCTCTTCATCGCCTGGATCCCCACCTACGTGGGGTGGAACGAGGACGTCGTCGGGGGCATGACCCCCGAGAGGAACCGCCAGACGATCGCCGGTACGCGCTTCGAGCTCCTGACCGTCAACGCATGA